TTAAAATGGGTGCAGCGCAATATCGGTCAGTTTAATGGTGATAAATGTAACGTCACAATTTCTGGGCTCTCTGCGGGAGCAATCAGCACACATCTCTTATCTGCATCACCGAAAGCAAAGGGGCTATTTCACAAAATTATTGCCCAAAGCGGCTCAGTCTTTGCGATGAAAGGGCATGCAACGCTTGAAAACAGCGAAGCAGCAGGCATTCGATACGCGGACAGTTTGGGTGCAACGTCTATTCATCAGCTCAGAAAGCGCTCACCTGAAGAATTGCTGTCAAAACCTTATAAAGCTTGGCCAGTTGTTGATGGCTGGCTGCTCCCAGACAGCGTAACTAGCATCTATGACAAAGGGCAACAGATTGATGTACCTATGCTTATCGGAGGTACATCCGACGAAGCAGCGACAATGCCTCGGGGTGTCATTAAACTCAATACATTTTCAATATGGGCGAAAAGCACATTTGGTGATGTCGCCCAAGAATATCTAAAACGCTATCCAGCAAAAACAGACGGTGAAGCTTGGGACAATTTTGTTGCTGCGAAAACCGAATCAATTCACTGGGCGACGAGAAAGTGGGCGTGCCAGCAAAATAACACTGGCACCGAACCTGTCTATCTCTATGCATTTCGCAAAGCACCATCCGGAAAATTTAGCGAACAACATGGCGCCTATCACATGGGAGATTTGGTCTATGCCTTCAACAATCTCGATACCCTTGATAGACCTTGGACCAAAGAGGACAGAGCGTTGGCCGATTTGATGTCGAGCGCTTGGGTAAACTTTGCTAAAACCGGCAACCCAAATGGCGGAACGTTGCCTTTCTGGCCAGCATATACCCGAGCAGATGATGTCATCATGATATTTGATAGTAAAACTGAAGCAAAAATAGATAGGCGAAACAACACCTTACATCGACTATTTGATAAAGAGTTTAAAGCCAACAGCGCCTATTTGAAGTTATGATTAATACTCAAGCCACCTCAAGGTGCTTGAGTATAACCAGACAACAGCGCTTCCGAGGCTGCTGCTTGTGTTCTTATCGTCCCGAGTGTTTAACCATCACCACACCGCGTACCTAAGCGACCTCAGCCCTTGCCTGTTTAAACCAAGCTAACACTTGTGCTAAATATTGTTCCCCATACAGCCGCGTAAACTGCTTAGTATAATGATCATTCGGGGTTTGGAGCGCTTCAATTCGTTGTGAGATGTAGTCCGGGGTTAACTCTAGCCCACACTCTACGGTAATACAGTGCTTCCATTCCTGATAGTTACTTGGTATTGCTGCAGATGACATAACGTGGCTTCTCCTTAAAACTTGACCTCAGATGTTGTTATAACATAACAATTTATTTAAGTCCCTACCCCTAGGTAAGTATGCCAGCGTATGTTCGAGTGTTGCCTTATTCGAAACAAGCGCCAAGGCGAGACCTTGACGCTTAGACTCAAAGCGTACATTTTGATTTAGTCCGCTAGATCTTCAACGTAATGCCTTGCGGACAAACCTAAAAAATCTCGCTGAACAAGCACTTTGAGGCGGCTTGAGTGTTGTGTAAAACACCATCAAGCGAAAATCTCCTCTTCTTTCAATCTTTGTACCACACGAGCTGGATTCCCGAACGCCACACAGTTATCAGGAATATCGCCCACAACGACACTGTTCGCACCAATCATACAGTTCTTCCCTATCGTCACACCTTTCATTATCCAAGCCCCTGCTCCTATACCCGTACCACTGCCAATCTTGACCGGTTGAGCACTGAGCCTTGCCATCTCGGTGTCATTGCCCCGACCTTTCGTAGTGTGCCCATCACAATCCATAATGGTCACCATAGGGCCTATGCCCACA
This DNA window, taken from Thaumasiovibrio subtropicus, encodes the following:
- a CDS encoding carboxylesterase/lipase family protein → MVYDKEIQIDNGRLLGSIDRQTNISVFKGIPFAAAPVGHLRWAAPESVKPWHGVRSAKEYGASSIQIPPEKGSFYQKEFLPRPHIYDEDCLYLNIWAPEANNGQRLPVLVWFYPGGFVWGSGSDTSIDGTELAKKGVVVVTINYRIGVLGFLAHPDLTRESPNRTSGNYGLLDQIAALKWVQRNIGQFNGDKCNVTISGLSAGAISTHLLSASPKAKGLFHKIIAQSGSVFAMKGHATLENSEAAGIRYADSLGATSIHQLRKRSPEELLSKPYKAWPVVDGWLLPDSVTSIYDKGQQIDVPMLIGGTSDEAATMPRGVIKLNTFSIWAKSTFGDVAQEYLKRYPAKTDGEAWDNFVAAKTESIHWATRKWACQQNNTGTEPVYLYAFRKAPSGKFSEQHGAYHMGDLVYAFNNLDTLDRPWTKEDRALADLMSSAWVNFAKTGNPNGGTLPFWPAYTRADDVIMIFDSKTEAKIDRRNNTLHRLFDKEFKANSAYLKL